One segment of Vibrio orientalis CIP 102891 = ATCC 33934 DNA contains the following:
- a CDS encoding Grx4 family monothiol glutaredoxin, with the protein METIDKIKQQIAENTILLYMKGSPKLPSCGFSSQAAQALMACGEKFAYVDILQNPDIRAELPAYAQWPTFPQLWVEGELIGGCDIIIEMFQKGELQPLVKEAAERAGSDEE; encoded by the coding sequence ATGGAAACTATCGATAAAATCAAACAGCAAATCGCGGAAAACACGATCCTTCTATACATGAAAGGTTCACCAAAACTACCTAGCTGCGGTTTCTCTTCTCAAGCTGCTCAAGCACTTATGGCATGTGGCGAGAAATTCGCTTATGTAGATATCCTACAGAACCCTGACATCCGTGCAGAGCTACCCGCTTATGCACAGTGGCCAACTTTCCCTCAACTTTGGGTTGAAGGTGAACTCATCGGTGGTTGTGACATCATCATCGAAATGTTCCAAAAGGGTGAGCTACAGCCACTAGTTAAAGAAGCTGCAGAGCGCGCAGGTTCTGACGAAGAGTAA